Part of the Solanum pennellii chromosome 10, SPENNV200 genome is shown below.
TAAAACTGAAATAGTTTCACCCCTGAAAAATCATAACCACACCTACATTGACCTGTAAAATTCACGCGTTTGACAcgtgaaaatttaattaatttattatttttctttaattctcTTATAATTCTTTCCCCCTTTTTCCTATACTCATTCAATTTCTTCAAATCctaaagcaatttttttttcccGATCCCTTCAAATTCCTATGATAACTTCACAATTACTTTAAACACCAAAGTCCCTCAAAATTGGATCATGAGAAAcaagagagagatgagaggaTGGGGAGGCTACCCCCCAGAACAACCAGCAGTCGAATGCCGAACAACAGAGAAATCCTCAAACGCTAGATACAAAATTACAGTTCTTCAGATCAAATTTGTGTTGTTTTGTATAAGAACAGGTTCACAATACACCCACCAATGTCCAACAGGAAATGTAGGAatggaggggggggggttgCTGGTGTTTTGGGTTTCACGAAGGCGATGACAATGGTGGCGTTTCGCCGGTCAGTCGAGTAGCGGAGAGATGGAAACctaaaaacaaactaaaaaaagtgAGGGGAGGGAAAGAGAGAGGACGAATAAATCTAATTCAAATCTCGTTTTTAGGTGGTATAAATAcatctcattttatttttaattgatttgattggtttataaattttttttcatgagaATCTAAAAGCTTGTGTGAAATCGACAATGGTAAATTCGGTGAAGATGGTGATGGCAATGATGGTTTAGAGATAGTGAATGGTGGAGGAATTTGATCTTTATTGTTCTGGAGAAGAaagacaataaataaataaataataaatacatatatttacgaataaaaaaattaaataaagttttaatatttgtcTTTTGTGCTCATTCTCTAGAGAGTGAAATACACTCTCTTTGCCAGCTAAGCATTTAAGGGGGTAATTATTTCAGTTTTAGATAGTTCACGAGGATGATAGAATTTTCGTAAAATTAAAATGTGTAATTGAGAATCCGAATATAAATTGGGAAGGCTTTTGACCATTTTCTCTATTATAAACACATACATTTGTTTAGGTGATTGATTTCAagttaaattttgttaaaaagtATTACACACATATTTGACTATTGAAAAGATTAGAATTCCAAAATTTTCACGAACTtaaaagataacaaaaaaatagttctacttttttcactttaaattatccacaaaaagaaaaaacttccATTTATATTCACGAAAAACACaactttaattttcaaatattattttttttaaaaaaaatcacaaaaaagaagaaggaaaaactaCACAAAATAGACCTTATTGTGAAATTATATATCCAAATTAAATTCAACCAAAACGATTTAGCCTTAATAGACAAATGACCCAAACTATTAACCTGCTTAGTCCACTTTCTCCTTTATTATTTCGTGTATGATGTCAACATAACATTACTATCATGATTAATCCTCTGTGATACTCCATCGGTATATAGATATTATATCGATATCATATAGGACCAAACTTAATTGACTCTATGATACTTCgttgatatattgatattatatcGATATCGAATTAGACtcttttcttgagaaataaataaaaaaataattaagagaaaattattaaattcacaatcttatttattaaacttcaaattagtagaaatgatgatttttataatttttttaaaaattaaaatattgaaatattaaaacatatctcAATGATACCACGACAGTATGTAGATATACTATAGTGATATCATGGATGATTGAGTAATCTCATTGAAGGACTAAAGCAAGCCTCAATGAAAAAATTGTTCAGTTACTCATTTATATCATAAGAGTATATTATACATTGATGGTATTTAGGAGAAAGAAGCAATCCTACAATGAAGACACTGCTTATTTACTCTTTGATACCATCAAAGTATATTCATATACTGTGATAATATCATAGACGAAAAAAAACAACCtgtgattcttttttattttttttcgataCATGTCCTCTTaaaataaccccccccccccctccaaaatttctttttcaaattacaaaaagatCTTTAAAAGGGtaggaaattttgaaaattataattaaataaaatctgtatttaggtaatttttcaacgaaagaaaaagagaaaattatatgaaacaacatattattaatttaaaataaatgatataaccatagtttcatttaattctaATTCGTAGCGAACACTTTGCCGTTTACCTCTCTCCCcagaatctcgctcgccactctcctccgcctctctcacttttacaaacacaaatgtataaattgtgtttgtatttatataaagcgagagaaagctatatatacaaatatatattacttcGCCCTATACACTTATAGTTATACAATACAAATCTTTCCCTGCTCacttctcttttgtctttctctcttctcagtttatacaaacacaaatcatacaaaatacaatgtataatttgtgtttgtataaatcgAGAAGAGAAATTTGATATACAAATATCACTATTTCAACTCGATTAAATTATATACGAATTCAAACTTTAATGCAGATATACAATCACAAAGTTCATATACACATATTCAAACGTAATTTTCATAGACACCGACACCCGATTTATACAATCAAATGTCGTTTGTTATGAAGtgcaaataacataaatataactatAGAGCATAATactatttttatgtttgctaaacCTAAAATTACTcggaaaaaaaaacatgatcaAAAGACCCAAATTTGAAGTCGAAAATTAGATGAGCCCATGAATCCATGAAAGTCCAATAAAAGTATGACCCGgaaatctatcgtcttatccaAAGACACAAACACAAGCCATTAGTTAGTAGTAGTAAGTAGTGACCAATACACTGATGCctaaagttcttcttcttcttcactgaGAATCACAAAAATGGCTTCACTATTgggaacttcttcttcttcagcagcagcagcagcaattTTAGCTTCTACACCCTTCACTTCTCGTTCCTCTAAGTCTGTTGCTTTATCCCTTTTCCCATCTTCAGGTATTTAAATAAATGTGTTTTTTCAACTTATTGTGTTCGCATTGTTAGTCGGTGttcaaattttatgtatattatgtcATTTCTAGTTTTCCTTTGAATtgggtttgatttttttttgtgaatttttgggttCTTGGTTGTTGATTATGAGCTAGAATTTTGATGggtaagtgtttttttttattgtaaagaTTGATATTTTTGTACTGATTTTGGTCCTACTGTGTAATGGGTGTTTACATTTTTTTGATATCTCTATACTTTGAATTGGTTTTTGAGAGTGTGTGAATTTGGACTCTTGGTAGTATAGAGCATTTGTGTATTCAGGtagtttttggatttttttggtATTCGTATTTATGAGGTTTACTGTGTTTAGGTGATCGTATTTTGTGGATGTTGTTACGGTTCCTTGCATATAGTTGTTACTGATTTGCTATTCGTTGTGATGTTTCTTCACTTGTTCTTTTCGTTTTATTAACTTTGTTGAGCTGACGGTTTTTCGGAAACAATCTTTCTACCTTGAAGAGGTAGCGATAAGGATTGTGTATTCCCTCGACTCTactttgtgggatttcactgaATATTATTCTTGGATTATTGGTAGTGGTTATGAGTTTATGAATTGATGGGCAATGTTGTTGTAGGACATAGCCAAGGGAGGAAGTTTTATGGAGGAATTAGACTCCCAGTTAAGAAAGGGAGGTCCCAATTTCATGTGGCAATTTCCAATGTTGCAACTGAAATCAGCCCTGCTCAAGAACAGGTACCAATTTTTCATGATATGGTGATTTCATCAGGTGTTTTGCTAAACAGTTTGGGTAATTTGTGTGGAAGATttctattttctatataataatgtGGGGTTTGGGTGTTTGGTTGTGGAGTTTGACAGAATTTAAGTTGAGGCTATGAAGCAATATTTTCTGAAAAGCTTATACACTGTCCCTTTGtctactccctccgtttcagtttcaatttgtttgtctagTTTTGACTCTACACagagttaaagaaaataaaagaagacttttgaatattgtgatcTTAAACTAAAGATCGCTTTAATCTTGTCATGTGTAAAGTTAGAATTAAAGAGTTGCCAAAAAAGGAgacattttttcattaaatgaactaagcaaaacaaacaaattgaaacggagggagtattgtATTATTGATGGTGGAAATGAATGTTACACGGAGAGTTCAAAATTAGTTTGACAAAGGAAACATGATATCGAAGTAACTTTGGATACAACAACATAACCAGGGAATTCATCAAGTGGGGTCGGGTCTgaggagggtagagtgtatgcAGACCTAACCATTACCTTGTGGATGTAGTAGAGACTGTTTCAGATAAGAATTACTTTGtatattttaatgtattcgagTTCTTTAACATTGTAAAAGTTTTACAAAAATGATGTCAATCATGTTATGATGTCCCAAAGAGGAAAGATTGTCATACCAAATAGCTCATGGGAGTATTAAGTTTCAGGGCAAGGATTATCCAAAGTCGAATTCAAAATAGTTTTGTTAGGTTCAGCTTAGAAAGTTACAACACTTGGGCAAAATGATCTATTTGGAAGGCAATGTATTTGCAACCCATTTTATTTTGGGGGAGGGGGGATTTACCAAGTATATTGATTCCTTTTTGGGACTGCTTTGGACTGTTTATCCTTCAGCCgagggtctatcagaaacaacctctctacctctaaggtaggggtaaggtctgcgtacactcAACCCTCCGCGGATCCCATTCTGTGGgactacactgggtatgttgttgttgttgtaccAAGTATATTGATAAGCTTTTACCTACTTTGTAATTTTTAGGCTCAGAAACTTGCTGAAGACAGCCAGAGACCGGTGTATCCATTTCCCGCCATAGTGGGGCAAGATGAGATGAAGTTGTGTCTTTTGCTGAATGTAATAGATCCAAAGATTGGAGGCGTGATGATTATGGGTGATAGAGGAACTGGGAAGTCCACCACGGTTAGGTCTTTGGTGGATTTACTTCCAGAAATAAAAGTTATTTCTGGTGATCCATTTAATTCAGATCCAGATGACCAAGAAGTAATGAGCGCTGAAGTCCGTGACAAATTGAGGAAGGGAGAGCAGCTTCCTGTATCTCtcaccaaaatcaacatggttgATTTACCACTAGGTGCTACTGAGGACAGGGTGTGTGGGACAATCGACATTGAGAAAGCTCTTACCGAGGGTGTGAAGGCATTCGAGCCTGGTCTTCTTGCTAAAGCTAACAGAGGAATACTTTATGTCGACGAGGTTAATCTTTTGGACGACCATTTAGTAGATGTTCTTTTGGATTCTGCAGCATCAGGATGGAACACTGTTGAAAGAGAGGGAATATCAATTTCACATCCTGCTCGATTTATCCTTATTGGTTCAGGTAATCCTGAAGAAGGAGAACTTAGGCCACAGCTTCTTGATCGATTTGGAATGCATGCCCAAGTCGGGACTGTGAGAGATGCAGAACTAAGAGTGAAGATCGTCGAGGAAAGAGGTCGTTTTGACAAGAACCCCAAGGAATTCCGGGATTCATACAAGGGGGAGCAAGAAAAGCTCCAGAGCCAAATCACCTCAGCCAGGAGCGGGCTTTCTTCTGTTACGATTGATCATGATCTCCGCGTTAAAATCTCTAAGGTCTGTGCAGAACTGAATGTCGATGGATTGAGAGGTGATATAGTCACTAACAGAGCAGCAAGAGCATTGGCTGCACTTAAAGGAAGAGATAAGGTAACCCCAGAAGATATCGCCACTGTCATTCCCAACTGCTTAAGACACAGACTTAGGAAGGATCCATTGGAATCTATCGACTCAGGTTTACTTGTTGTTGAGAAATTTTACGAGGTTTTTGGCTAGAGAGATAGATGGCTTTCTTCTTTGGGTAAACATTTCCCTGCACCAAGCTGTTTTATAGAGTACCATACTTGTTTTTGTCTTAATTTTCCATTCTCAAATCATCTAAAGATTTGACAATTGTCAAAACTGAAGATTGTCTGTGTACTGTGCTTAAGAAATGTGTTCAGAATCACCTCTACTTAAACTTACTGGTATTTCATTCTTGCTTTGGCCTAAGGTTCCCAATGTTCTAACTCTGGCCTCGTTTTGTCTGACTCGAAAATGAACCCCATAGTCAATCTTTGGTGGGAGTATCACTTCCTTTATACCAAAGAACTCTCCTACGGTTCAAGTTCCAGCAGAGACAAAATACATTACGTAATGCCTTTTCATCTACGTGTACTTTGGAAGACAAATATGCTAATGGAAACTGCAATAGTAGAGGTGCACGCAAGTTGGCCCAAACAGAATATACTTTCACAGAGAGCAATGGCTATAAATACATATGGAGACAcatattttatgtgattttgaAGGAACTATCTCTTATGTTCAAAGTTCAAAGGCGCGAAAGAGTTGACAATAACATCTTTCATTGACGACTTCTGTTCCAAAATCTAGGTCTTCGTTCTTGAAAATCAGGGGGACGTTGGTACACAGTCGATGCAGCTTTAATCAAAATAGCAGCAGTAAAAGCCCATATTATATACTTCTCATTCTCTGTTTGATGATCAAAGAAATGGATTACATACTTATCTCCCATGTGTTCAAACTCTTGCTCTCGTCGATTCTCATCCTAAATCAACCAATAATTCATTGTAAGAGCAATTGAAGACGAAACTTGTAAACAAAAAGAGAGAGTTTGTAGACTTTACTAACCTTAAGAAACATTTCTAGAGGTGCATCAAATATTGATGCTACTTCTGCAGTATTTATTAACGGGTTGAATGCGTTGCGATCCCAAAGTATGCCCACAACTGGAATCACTGTAGTTCCCTTCTGAGgaaatacaaaacaaaacagCAATATCATACCATAAGCATCAATGCAATAGAACTCTGctatcaagaaatttcaatatCCCACGAAATGAAACCGAAAAGTTTGCATTTGAAACTTGCAACTGTAACTTCTTATATCAGCTAAGCATTGATCATAAGTTCTGAAAATGTAACAGATCACTTAAACTGGTCATCAATATTCATGCAGCTGAGGAACCTTAAAAGTGCAACAATAATATACACAATGTAATCGCACAAGTGGGGTCTGAGGAGGATACAGTGTACGTAGACCTTACCCTATCTTAAAAGTGAATGAACACAAAATAATGTCTCAAATGATCGCTAATGAAGATAACTGCATTACCTTGGCGGTAAAGGATTCAAGAACAGTGACAACATCTACAAGTGAACGATCTAATCCAATCTCCTCCTCGGCCTCTCTGAGTGCTGTCTCAATGTCATCGGCATCACCTTCTTCTACTTTTCCACCAGGCAAAGCAACTTCACCTAAAAACAGTTTAATGAGAGGTTGACGAACTTGAATCTTAGGTCACAAATTAAAGCCTCGTGCCAAGTGAACTAAATCgagtatttaagtggagaagggcAAAGGAACGACTCTCATCATCCTTGAGTTTCAAATGTTGCAATTGGCTCAAAAGGATTGGCTCCGACCTCAAACAAGTAGAGCTTAGCTATATGAATCCTTACTATTTCATTTAAACTcatttcatatcatcatcatacaaaatgaaacaaaagtaaaaatgagtcaaatatacatataaataatagcaataataatattaaaagttcTCTAATAAGTGTTTTAACTTAGTTAAAGATAGTTCACCATACAATGTTGGGAAAATGCACCAGCATCTCCAACTtatgctcgaaatctcagagacacaaatacactatactaaggtcctattacccctaaacttattttataaataattttttacccttttcggTCTACGTGGCATTATCTTGTGGGCCCAGCGCGTGTTGATATTTTGTTTAacctagtgccacgtaggcctagaaggggtagaaaattatttgtaaaataagttcaggggtaataacatcttagtatagtataactatgtctctgagatttcggacataggttgggGTAGTTATGCATTTTCCCTACAATGTTTACGAGTTTCTAACTTAAACTATCAAATGTTTGCTTTTCATACACTtcaaaccaaaaaaatttaCACGATAACAAAGAATGCTATTAgcctttaccggcattagtacATTATGATAAGATCTCATGTCACTACAACGTTTAGGGTCATTTACAAACATatttagagtgtgtttggtatgaaggaaaacattttccagaaaatgtttttcaattttcttcatGTTTGGCTGgggcaaaagttttggaaaatgttttccaaatcaactcattttcctcaaaattaaggaaaatgacttcccttcaaaaattaaagaaaacattttccaaagttctcctcaaatttcaagttacattttttttttggggaaaaacatcaattttaaaaaaaaatattttcaatttcaaaattttattttttcacccgatCTTTTACCACCCCGGCCCCCCTCCCCCAACACCACCCTCNNNNNNNNNNNNNNNNNNNNNNNNNNNNNNNNNNNNNNNNNNNNNNNNNNNNNNNNNNNNNNNNNNNNNNNNNNNNNNNNNNNNNNNNNNNNNNNNNNNNNNNNNNNNNNNNNNNNNNNNNNNNNNNNNNNNNNNNNNNNNNNNNNNNNNNNNNNNNNNNNNNNNNNNNNNNNNNNNNNNNNNNNNNNNNNNNNNNNNNNNNNNNNNNNNNNNNNNNNNNNNNNNNNNNNNNNNNNNNNNNNNNNNNNNNNNNNNNNNNNNNNNNNNNNNNNNNNNNNNNNNNNNNNNNNNNNNNNNNNNNNNNNNNNNNNNNNNNNNNNNNNNNNNNNNNNNNNNNNNNNNNNNNNNNNNNNNNNNNNNNNNNNNNNNNNNNNNNNNNNNNNNNNNNNNNNNNNNNNNNNNNNNNNNNNNNNNNNNNNNNNNNNNNNNNNNNNNNNNNNNNNNNNNNNNNNNNNNNNNNNNNNNNNNNNNNNNNNNNNNNNNNNNNNNNNNNNNNNNNNNNNNNNNNNNNNNNNNNNNNNNNNNNNNNNNNNNNNNNNNNNNNNNNNNNNNNNNNNNNNNNNNNNNNNNNNNNNNNNNNNNNNNNNNNNNNNNNNNNNNNNNNNNNNNNNNNNNNNNNNNNNNNNNNNNNNNNNNNNNNNNNNNNCTACCAGCCCCCTCACCCCCACCCCCAACCccctaaaaaattaattttattttttaaaaatactatcaacttcaaatttttattttttcactcctaTCCTCTCCCTATCACCACcgcccaaaaaaaaattgtttttaaaaaatattttcaatttcataaattattttgtattctagtaaaataaaagatattcttcaaaaatatttttcattcataactcaaacactaaaaatcattttcggaaaatattttctactcaccaaccaaacatgagaaaataagtccaaaacctacttgttttccagaaaaatattttctaggaaaacattatccatgaaaaacattttctttcataccaaacacacccttagaaGCAATTAAGttattatcattaatttattgctactaaaataagacaaaattttATGGGCAAAATTGAACCATTATGATTACATTCAAACACTTGCGACGACGAATTGATAGTTCAGATATGAAACTCGCAAAAATACTTACCTGAGTATGAAGAAAGTGTGGAAGCTCTTTTGGTGAGGATTACACGAAGATTTTCTTGTGGGTCTTCAAATAGACACACCAAAACTGCAGCTCTGTTTGATTTGGATCTTAttgaattactattactattatctGTCCCcaattcttgaatttttgaattttggttATAAACACGAAGCCTTTCACTTAATTTCATCAGTCTCTCTGATCTGTTATATGCCATTTGGGATTTAGGTAAGGTAatccaaaagaaaatcaaaattaggatttttatttcatatgtgATAAGCTTATTATtggttgaaatttttattaattaatagatTTAACCAACAAACTTAACCCGGATCCACTAAAATGTAAAATCCGGATCCGCAATCCAAATACTGACCCAAAATCAAGTCAAGGTAGGGGCATGGGTTGGGTCTCGGGTTCGGGTTTGGAGTTTGGATCGATAGACTAGTTCGGGGTAGAGACTGGTAGGTGAGATAGGGAGTTGTAAGTTGGGTTTCGTGATAAGGTTGGGATTGAGAGTCAGATCTCAAATCGGAGTCAAGAATTAGGTTCGGGATGAGAATCAGGAC
Proteins encoded:
- the LOC107002214 gene encoding nudix hydrolase 22, chloroplastic-like, encoding MAYNRSERLMKLSERLRVYNQNSKIQELGTDNSNSNSIRSKSNRAAVLVCLFEDPQENLRVILTKRASTLSSYSGEVALPGGKVEEGDADDIETALREAEEEIGLDRSLVDVVTVLESFTAKKGTTVIPVVGILWDRNAFNPLINTAEVASIFDAPLEMFLKDENRREQEFEHMGDKYVIHFFDHQTENEKYIIWAFTAAILIKAASTVYQRPPDFQERRPRFWNRSRQ
- the LOC107002213 gene encoding magnesium-chelatase subunit ChlI, chloroplastic, producing MASLLGTSSSSAAAAAILASTPFTSRSSKSVALSLFPSSGHSQGRKFYGGIRLPVKKGRSQFHVAISNVATEISPAQEQAQKLAEDSQRPVYPFPAIVGQDEMKLCLLLNVIDPKIGGVMIMGDRGTGKSTTVRSLVDLLPEIKVISGDPFNSDPDDQEVMSAEVRDKLRKGEQLPVSLTKINMVDLPLGATEDRVCGTIDIEKALTEGVKAFEPGLLAKANRGILYVDEVNLLDDHLVDVLLDSAASGWNTVEREGISISHPARFILIGSGNPEEGELRPQLLDRFGMHAQVGTVRDAELRVKIVEERGRFDKNPKEFRDSYKGEQEKLQSQITSARSGLSSVTIDHDLRVKISKVCAELNVDGLRGDIVTNRAARALAALKGRDKVTPEDIATVIPNCLRHRLRKDPLESIDSGLLVVEKFYEVFG